In Pseudomonas fluorescens, a genomic segment contains:
- a CDS encoding glycosyl transferase has protein sequence MKKIHVYTSAACNYIPKVRALVESIKKYHPDWVVHLALSDEVPAGLDLSAEPFDEIHPISSLDIPDVNGWAFCHTIVELSTAIKPFLLARLLDRKDCSGVIYLDPDTVLFSPLNDVLEALQHSNIALTPHQVTPEPTLAAIMDNEISSLKHGIYNLGFLAVAPTETGKQFAQWWSDRLYYFCRAEIHNGLFTDQRWIDLVPAFFEGVCILRTSRLNVAPWNITTRQITGELPDSVMVDGQPLGFYHFTGFDSGAHRTMAWKNAANQPTAHALIKWYADTIADLGKDPLSQVPWAFSRFADGTVIPKAARLIYRERLDLQQAFPDPFATEGGGYLAWWESQGRVEFPALFDSESSAAEILRVTSALTPGYQAGGVPMVFSSSRVRAHLGQVLDDPRHGVLLAKRAWEVLRTEGVPGVMKRISR, from the coding sequence TTGAAAAAAATACATGTCTATACCAGCGCGGCCTGTAATTACATTCCAAAAGTCCGGGCTTTGGTCGAATCGATTAAAAAATACCATCCTGACTGGGTCGTGCACTTGGCGTTGTCGGATGAAGTACCCGCCGGTCTGGACCTTTCTGCAGAGCCGTTTGATGAAATTCATCCTATCAGCAGCCTCGACATACCGGATGTGAACGGCTGGGCGTTTTGTCACACCATCGTTGAGTTATCGACGGCCATCAAGCCGTTCCTCCTGGCTCGTCTGCTTGATCGTAAAGATTGCTCCGGTGTCATCTACCTTGACCCGGACACCGTATTGTTTTCACCTTTGAATGATGTACTGGAGGCCCTCCAGCATTCAAATATTGCGCTGACGCCTCACCAGGTCACCCCAGAGCCGACATTAGCCGCCATCATGGATAACGAGATCTCCAGCCTGAAGCACGGCATTTACAACCTGGGTTTCCTCGCCGTTGCGCCTACGGAAACAGGCAAGCAGTTTGCTCAGTGGTGGTCGGACCGTCTCTATTATTTCTGTCGCGCTGAAATTCACAATGGATTGTTCACCGATCAACGTTGGATCGATCTGGTACCAGCATTTTTCGAGGGCGTGTGCATCCTTCGAACGTCGCGTCTAAACGTAGCTCCATGGAACATTACTACTCGGCAGATTACTGGTGAGTTGCCAGATAGCGTGATGGTGGACGGCCAGCCTCTTGGCTTCTATCACTTCACTGGTTTTGACAGCGGTGCGCATCGGACCATGGCTTGGAAAAACGCTGCGAACCAACCGACTGCACACGCGCTGATCAAATGGTACGCGGATACGATTGCTGATTTGGGCAAGGACCCTTTAAGCCAAGTACCTTGGGCATTTTCACGTTTTGCCGACGGCACTGTCATTCCCAAGGCCGCACGACTCATTTATCGCGAGCGATTGGATCTGCAACAAGCCTTTCCTGATCCTTTTGCAACTGAAGGTGGTGGTTACCTGGCCTGGTGGGAATCCCAGGGGCGCGTGGAGTTTCCGGCCCTTTTTGATTCTGAATCTTCGGCAGCGGAAATACTTCGGGTGACGTCTGCTTTGACGCCAGGTTATCAGGCGGGTGGCGTTCCGATGGTCTTCAGTTCTAGCCGTGTTCGCGCACATTTGGGACAGGTACTGGACGACCCACGTCACGGTGTATTGTTGGCCAAGCGCGCATGGGAAGTTCTTCGTACGGAAGGTGTTCCCGGTGTTATGAAGCGCATCTCCCGATGA
- a CDS encoding ABC transporter ATP-binding protein → MCSDFAIRVSAVSKCFHVYDTPRDRFFQMFNGRRKQYFREFWALREISFAVRKGETVGIVGRNGSGKSTLLQIICGTLTPSSGDVYTSGRVAALLELGSGFNPDFSGRENVYMNAAVLGLSREETDSRFSDIEAFAEIGSFIDQPVKNYSSGMMVRLAFAVAIHVDPQILIIDEALSVGDELFQRKCFARIEAIKANGATILFVSHSGSAIVELCDRAILLDGGDKLTEGAPKNVIGKYQKLLYAPAEKAKDIRAAVSAEGDVTLSTLNSIVESVQHTSSKNAIDEIFEFYDPHLKTQSELSYEPQGATIQFPQIVNLAGESVNCLIRGRTYRYTYKVNFTLAAMSVRFGMMIKTLTGVELGGAATAMSPLDTISYVAPGTIIQVEFAFECNLNPGTYFLNAGVLGAVGEEETYLHRLLDACLFRVLPMTEQLATGVVDFKCVPDVLIFSGENI, encoded by the coding sequence ATGTGCTCTGATTTTGCAATAAGGGTAAGCGCCGTCAGTAAATGTTTCCATGTTTACGACACGCCGCGCGATCGCTTCTTTCAGATGTTTAATGGTCGGCGTAAACAATATTTCAGAGAATTTTGGGCACTACGCGAAATATCTTTTGCTGTAAGGAAAGGCGAGACCGTTGGTATTGTCGGGCGCAATGGCAGTGGAAAATCTACTTTGTTGCAGATTATTTGCGGGACGCTAACGCCCTCCTCGGGAGATGTTTATACGTCTGGACGGGTGGCCGCACTGCTTGAGTTGGGATCAGGGTTTAATCCGGATTTCAGTGGGCGTGAAAACGTATATATGAATGCAGCGGTACTTGGACTGTCTCGAGAAGAAACAGATTCCCGGTTTTCCGATATCGAGGCGTTCGCAGAAATAGGTAGCTTTATTGATCAACCCGTCAAAAATTATTCCAGCGGTATGATGGTACGTCTGGCTTTTGCTGTAGCGATTCATGTGGATCCGCAAATTCTTATTATCGACGAAGCGTTGTCGGTGGGGGATGAGCTATTCCAGCGTAAGTGTTTTGCACGCATTGAAGCGATTAAAGCCAATGGTGCAACAATTCTTTTTGTATCTCACTCAGGGAGCGCAATTGTAGAGCTGTGTGATCGTGCCATTCTTTTGGACGGTGGCGATAAGCTCACGGAAGGCGCCCCCAAAAATGTCATCGGAAAATATCAAAAATTACTTTATGCTCCTGCCGAGAAGGCTAAGGATATCCGCGCAGCGGTTAGTGCGGAGGGTGATGTAACTTTGTCGACACTGAATTCAATTGTAGAGTCGGTTCAGCATACTTCCTCGAAGAATGCTATTGATGAAATTTTCGAGTTCTACGATCCACATTTGAAAACCCAAAGTGAACTATCCTATGAACCCCAAGGCGCAACCATTCAATTCCCCCAGATTGTCAATCTTGCCGGCGAATCTGTTAATTGTTTGATACGCGGGCGGACATACCGTTACACCTATAAAGTCAACTTCACGCTTGCTGCCATGAGTGTCCGCTTTGGTATGATGATTAAAACTCTGACTGGCGTCGAATTGGGCGGGGCCGCTACCGCCATGAGCCCTTTAGATACGATCAGTTATGTGGCCCCCGGCACTATAATTCAGGTTGAGTTTGCCTTTGAGTGCAATCTAAATCCAGGTACATACTTTTTGAATGCAGGAGTACTGGGGGCAGTTGGCGAGGAAGAAACATACCTTCATCGGCTGTTGGATGCATGCTTATTCCGCGTACTACCGATGACTGAACAGTTGGCAACAGGAGTTGTAGATTTTAAGTGTGTGCCCGATGTTTTAATATTCAGCGGTGAAAACATTTAA
- a CDS encoding ABC transporter permease, giving the protein MNPHAPQPISMWALLRSLWLNRQLIGRMTRREVVGRYKGSFLGLGWSFLNPLLMLAVYTFVFSVVFRSRWGIAENGVEESKAMFAVVLFIGMIVYGLFAEILNRAPSLIVGNVNYVKKVVFPLEILPVVAAGAALFHALVSLTVWLLAYTLLIGVPHWHVLFLPLVLFPLLLLALGLAWFLASLGVFLRDVGQTVTIITTMMMFLAPVFFPVKNLPLEFQPLIMANPLTFIIEQARDILIWGVMPDFVGLFYYSLIALVVFWGGFFWFQKMRKGFSDVL; this is encoded by the coding sequence ATGAATCCGCATGCCCCTCAACCGATATCCATGTGGGCTCTGTTACGTAGTTTGTGGTTGAATCGCCAGTTGATTGGTCGAATGACGAGGCGCGAAGTAGTTGGTCGCTATAAGGGATCGTTTCTTGGTCTGGGTTGGTCCTTTCTCAACCCGTTACTGATGCTTGCGGTATATACCTTTGTTTTTTCTGTAGTATTCCGTTCTCGCTGGGGAATAGCTGAGAACGGGGTAGAAGAAAGTAAGGCCATGTTCGCCGTTGTGCTATTCATCGGTATGATCGTATATGGCCTGTTTGCGGAGATTCTTAATCGAGCTCCCAGCCTGATTGTAGGGAACGTCAACTATGTAAAAAAAGTAGTTTTCCCTCTCGAAATTTTGCCTGTCGTGGCTGCAGGTGCGGCGCTATTTCACGCGCTGGTCAGCCTGACCGTTTGGCTATTGGCATACACCCTGCTCATCGGTGTTCCTCATTGGCATGTGTTGTTTCTTCCTTTGGTGCTTTTTCCGTTATTACTCCTTGCGCTGGGGTTGGCGTGGTTTCTCGCATCCCTAGGTGTTTTTCTGCGAGATGTAGGGCAAACCGTGACTATTATCACCACCATGATGATGTTTTTAGCACCGGTCTTTTTTCCCGTTAAAAATTTGCCGCTAGAGTTTCAACCACTTATCATGGCTAATCCTTTGACGTTTATAATCGAACAAGCTCGCGATATATTGATTTGGGGTGTAATGCCCGATTTTGTCGGATTGTTTTATTATTCTCTTATTGCATTGGTCGTATTTTGGGGAGGGTTTTTCTGGTTCCAGAAGATGCGAAAAGGGTTTTCCGATGTGCTCTGA
- a CDS encoding PIG-L deacetylase family protein, with amino-acid sequence MKLASIFFMPHQDDEFGLFHQIEQALAAGRWVRCIYVTDGSATADPDRRDHESRTVLQKLGVATDDIVFIGRQLSIIDGQLHRHIDVFVDWLDCFLNDHPTLHACFVPAWEGGHPDHDLLHAIVVELLAVRTHSATVWQYPLYNARNCSGPLFRVLSPLPENGPIEQQSITWRARFFYIRLCLSYPSQWRSWLGLFPFVGGHYFYYGVQSLQGVNRHRLTQPPHQQPLYYEKRGFLDWPTMCSAIEQLHKKLSRLG; translated from the coding sequence ATGAAGTTAGCTTCTATATTTTTTATGCCTCATCAAGATGACGAGTTCGGCTTATTCCACCAGATTGAGCAAGCGTTAGCGGCTGGCCGATGGGTTCGCTGTATTTACGTAACCGATGGCTCCGCCACTGCTGACCCTGATCGTCGAGACCATGAGTCACGAACCGTTCTACAGAAGTTGGGAGTTGCCACGGACGATATTGTTTTTATCGGCCGACAATTGTCAATTATAGACGGTCAGCTGCATCGCCATATTGACGTATTTGTAGACTGGCTTGATTGCTTCCTTAATGACCATCCAACTCTTCATGCCTGTTTTGTGCCAGCCTGGGAAGGCGGTCACCCTGACCACGATCTGCTCCACGCCATTGTAGTTGAGTTATTAGCAGTCCGAACACATTCAGCGACCGTCTGGCAATACCCGCTCTACAACGCTCGGAATTGTTCAGGTCCGCTTTTCCGTGTGCTATCACCACTTCCAGAAAATGGCCCCATTGAGCAGCAGTCGATCACCTGGCGAGCTCGTTTTTTCTACATAAGACTTTGTCTTTCTTATCCATCACAATGGCGTAGCTGGTTAGGTTTATTCCCATTTGTAGGTGGCCATTATTTTTATTATGGCGTCCAATCGCTGCAAGGTGTGAATCGGCATCGACTAACACAGCCTCCACATCAACAACCTCTTTATTACGAAAAACGCGGCTTTCTCGATTGGCCAACAATGTGTAGTGCTATAGAGCAGTTACATAAAAAATTATCACGCCTGGGTTAG
- a CDS encoding EamA family transporter, whose product MTYLIAFACVLGIATGQILFKLSAVSLHESDSWFDTKTLITLFSAFALYGITTIAWIWVLQKIELGKAYPLMALAFVLVPLGSHFVFGERFQPQYFIGVAIIMLGIMVTVKA is encoded by the coding sequence ATGACCTATCTGATAGCGTTTGCTTGTGTTCTTGGTATTGCCACCGGGCAAATTCTATTTAAGCTGAGCGCTGTTTCTTTGCATGAAAGTGACAGTTGGTTTGATACCAAAACACTGATCACTTTATTTTCAGCTTTTGCATTATACGGAATCACTACGATAGCCTGGATATGGGTACTGCAAAAAATCGAGCTAGGTAAAGCATACCCATTGATGGCCCTTGCCTTTGTACTGGTCCCCTTAGGAAGTCACTTTGTCTTTGGAGAGCGCTTTCAACCACAATACTTCATTGGCGTTGCCATTATCATGCTTGGTATTATGGTTACCGTGAAGGCCTGA
- the cysC gene encoding adenylyl-sulfate kinase: MNNNLVFQISSVSANARASMKGQKPFVLWLTGLSGAGKTTVANAIEVALVERGRHTYLIDGDNVRMGLCRDLGFSDADREENIRRVAEVSRLFVDAGLIVITSFISPFERDRALARDVIGAETFIEVFIDAPLSECERRDPKGLYVKARKGLIKKFTGIDSIYEAPQAPDIHLNTLEDDVLTVVSNVMDYLDERTLV; encoded by the coding sequence ATGAATAATAATCTGGTATTTCAAATTTCTAGCGTAAGTGCTAACGCCAGGGCCTCTATGAAAGGGCAAAAACCATTTGTGTTGTGGTTGACCGGGCTTAGCGGCGCGGGGAAAACCACTGTTGCTAATGCGATTGAAGTTGCTCTGGTTGAGCGAGGTCGACACACCTACCTGATTGACGGCGACAATGTTCGCATGGGCTTGTGTCGAGACTTGGGTTTCAGTGACGCTGATCGTGAGGAAAATATTAGGCGCGTTGCAGAAGTGTCGCGTTTGTTCGTTGATGCAGGTCTTATTGTGATCACCTCGTTTATCTCGCCATTCGAGCGAGACCGAGCGCTTGCTCGCGACGTCATCGGCGCTGAGACATTCATAGAGGTCTTTATTGATGCGCCGCTTTCTGAATGCGAGCGCCGAGATCCTAAGGGGTTGTATGTCAAAGCTCGTAAGGGATTGATCAAAAAATTTACGGGTATAGACTCCATCTACGAAGCCCCGCAGGCACCAGATATTCATCTCAATACATTGGAGGACGATGTATTGACAGTGGTTTCGAACGTTATGGACTATCTGGACGAGCGCACGTTGGTATAG
- a CDS encoding glycosyltransferase family 2 protein, with amino-acid sequence MSDQATKIAVLIPCYKVRNHILEVIRQIGPEVFKIYVVDDCCPEGSADFVVEHCVDERVIVLRNPVNLGVGGAVMTGYRAAIADGMDIIVKIDGDGQMDPSLISDFVSPIIAGNADYTKGNRFFNLEKISEMPKIRLFGNAVLSFMTKLSSGYWELFDPTNGYTAIHSEIAKHLPLNKISQRYFFETDMLFRLNTLNAVVIDIPMDAKYEDEVSNLKVSKVIGEFLIKHIRNFGKRIFYNYYLRGMSLASIELPLGLILLTAGSTFGISHWIDSLHANMPTPAGTVMLSALPVIIGIQLLLAFLGHDIASSPRQAFHVLRKKHILTKKAPRS; translated from the coding sequence GTGTCTGATCAAGCGACGAAAATAGCGGTTCTGATCCCCTGCTATAAGGTGAGGAACCACATATTAGAAGTTATTCGGCAGATCGGGCCGGAAGTTTTTAAAATCTACGTCGTTGACGACTGCTGCCCAGAGGGCTCAGCTGACTTCGTCGTTGAACATTGCGTCGACGAACGCGTAATCGTGTTGCGCAATCCGGTCAATCTGGGCGTTGGCGGAGCGGTAATGACGGGGTACAGGGCCGCCATCGCGGATGGAATGGATATCATCGTCAAAATTGATGGCGATGGGCAGATGGACCCGAGCCTCATCAGCGACTTTGTATCGCCCATCATCGCAGGGAATGCTGATTACACTAAAGGTAATCGCTTTTTCAATTTAGAAAAAATATCCGAAATGCCAAAAATTCGGCTTTTCGGAAACGCTGTACTTTCGTTCATGACAAAGCTTTCTTCTGGATACTGGGAGTTGTTCGATCCAACCAATGGTTATACAGCCATACACAGTGAAATAGCCAAGCACCTTCCTCTTAACAAAATAAGCCAACGCTATTTCTTTGAAACCGACATGCTTTTTCGTCTTAACACATTGAATGCTGTTGTGATTGATATCCCTATGGATGCCAAGTATGAAGACGAAGTCAGCAACCTTAAAGTGTCCAAGGTAATTGGCGAATTTTTAATTAAACACATCCGAAACTTTGGAAAACGCATCTTCTATAATTACTATCTTCGAGGCATGTCTTTAGCGTCGATAGAGCTACCGCTCGGGCTAATATTATTGACGGCAGGATCAACTTTTGGGATTAGCCACTGGATTGACTCTCTGCATGCAAATATGCCAACCCCAGCAGGCACTGTCATGCTGTCAGCACTACCGGTCATTATCGGCATCCAACTTTTACTGGCATTTCTTGGCCATGATATTGCTTCTTCACCGCGTCAAGCTTTCCATGTATTACGCAAGAAACACATACTGACTAAAAAGGCCCCCCGCTCATGA